The Nitrosomonas sp. sh817 genome includes a window with the following:
- a CDS encoding OFA family MFS transporter, protein MNKETEMIQHDLKLFGMEAAKGRWVFVAIGLLINVCLGSIYAFSVFRKPLEALWGISSSQSGYPFMVFLAVFAVTMPLAGNLIERWGPRMTATLGGLLAGSGWIAASFSGDITTLTLLYGVIGGAGVGIVYGCPIAVVAKWFPRHSGLAIGLTVMGFGVSALAVAPLMKAMILQPDIGILHTFLYLGIAFTIVTALLAQLLRFPPAGWLLAAPNTPAAEAAAPSAINLDRQAMLKTTLFYALWATYTIGCLAGLMAIGIASPVGTEVAQLDAPTAALAVSLFAVFNGLGRPLFGALTDRLGPKQAAMVSFAMIMGASLLLFFFGQDNAMLYLLAFCVLWMCLGGWLALAPTATGIFFGKRYYAQNYGLMFTAYGAGAILGTLLSGSIKDITGSYLHAFPVVAGLAALGLLIAAIGLNPVKAGQARPESAE, encoded by the coding sequence ATGAATAAAGAAACTGAAATGATCCAACACGATTTGAAATTATTCGGCATGGAAGCGGCAAAAGGCCGCTGGGTGTTTGTGGCGATCGGATTATTGATCAATGTGTGCCTGGGATCGATTTATGCCTTCAGCGTTTTCCGCAAGCCGTTGGAAGCTTTGTGGGGGATTTCGTCGAGCCAGAGCGGATATCCGTTCATGGTGTTTCTGGCGGTATTTGCGGTTACGATGCCGCTGGCGGGTAATTTGATCGAGCGCTGGGGGCCGCGAATGACAGCCACACTGGGCGGCTTACTGGCGGGAAGCGGATGGATCGCGGCGAGTTTTTCCGGAGATATCACCACCTTGACGCTGTTGTACGGCGTTATCGGCGGCGCTGGGGTCGGCATTGTGTACGGTTGCCCGATTGCGGTGGTGGCAAAATGGTTTCCACGCCACAGCGGGCTGGCGATCGGATTGACCGTCATGGGTTTCGGTGTGTCGGCATTGGCCGTCGCGCCATTGATGAAAGCGATGATTCTGCAACCGGATATTGGCATCCTGCATACCTTTCTGTACTTGGGAATCGCATTTACGATTGTCACGGCATTGCTGGCGCAGCTATTGCGTTTTCCGCCTGCCGGGTGGCTACTCGCCGCACCCAATACCCCTGCTGCTGAAGCCGCCGCACCGTCCGCCATCAATCTTGACCGGCAAGCCATGTTAAAAACTACCCTCTTCTATGCGCTCTGGGCAACATACACCATCGGCTGCCTGGCCGGATTAATGGCGATTGGTATCGCATCACCGGTTGGCACCGAAGTGGCGCAACTGGACGCGCCCACCGCAGCGCTTGCGGTATCGTTGTTTGCGGTATTCAACGGGCTGGGACGGCCGCTGTTCGGCGCTTTAACCGACCGGCTGGGTCCGAAACAGGCTGCGATGGTTTCATTCGCGATGATCATGGGCGCATCGTTGCTGCTGTTCTTTTTCGGGCAAGACAATGCCATGCTGTATCTGTTGGCGTTCTGCGTACTGTGGATGTGCCTGGGCGGATGGCTGGCGCTGGCGCCCACCGCGACCGGCATTTTCTTCGGCAAACGCTATTACGCGCAAAACTACGGATTGATGTTCACCGCCTACGGCGCCGGTGCCATCCTCGGAACATTACTGTCCGGCAGCATCAAGGACATCACCGGTAGCTACTTGCATGCATTTCCGGTTGTCGCCGGACTGGCGGCGCTTGGATTGTTGATCGCCGCAATCGGATTGAACCCTGTAAAAGCCGGTCAAGCGCGCCCGGAAAGCGCTGAATAA
- a CDS encoding alpha/beta fold hydrolase produces the protein MKKNLLLTLALLLTVSTFGGCAVMDKNIPGWTQYRNLDKTNALELASRSTGAGEPVLLIHGFGASSYSWRHIVEPLAQKNRVITIDLKGFGDSPKPRDDAYSVYDQARLIRNFILENDLQNLHIIGHSYGGGVALAASIYLSASNPGLQKGLVLIDSIAYPQELPGFVKILATPVLGPLLTYALPNAFQVRNLLQKVYFNDDLIPQEAIDHYAADLGKPDAKYALLTSVRQMLPIDLQQFSDNYTSLTIPTLIIWSREDEIVPLAVGKRLHENLPNSKLVIMSDVGHAVQEEKPSLLLPHLHNFLETVSHRTAINP, from the coding sequence ATGAAGAAAAATCTCCTGCTTACACTCGCACTGCTACTGACGGTTTCAACTTTCGGCGGCTGTGCTGTCATGGATAAAAACATTCCCGGCTGGACACAATACCGGAACCTGGACAAAACCAACGCACTGGAACTGGCATCCCGGAGCACCGGCGCCGGTGAACCGGTATTGCTGATCCATGGTTTTGGCGCGAGCAGTTATAGCTGGCGGCATATCGTCGAACCGCTGGCGCAAAAAAACCGGGTCATCACCATCGACTTGAAAGGCTTCGGCGATTCACCCAAGCCGCGCGATGATGCCTATTCCGTATACGATCAGGCCAGACTGATCCGGAACTTTATTCTCGAAAACGATTTGCAGAATCTTCACATCATCGGCCATTCCTATGGCGGCGGCGTGGCATTGGCGGCATCGATTTATCTGTCGGCATCGAATCCGGGATTGCAGAAAGGCTTGGTGCTCATCGACAGCATCGCCTATCCGCAGGAACTGCCCGGTTTCGTCAAAATACTGGCCACCCCGGTATTGGGGCCGTTGCTAACTTACGCCTTGCCCAATGCTTTTCAGGTGAGAAATCTGCTGCAGAAAGTGTATTTTAATGATGACTTAATTCCACAAGAAGCCATCGACCACTATGCCGCCGATCTCGGCAAACCGGATGCCAAATACGCGCTACTCACATCGGTGCGGCAAATGCTGCCGATCGATTTGCAGCAATTTTCGGACAACTACACCAGCCTCACCATTCCCACGCTGATTATCTGGAGCCGGGAAGATGAAATCGTGCCTCTGGCGGTTGGCAAACGCTTACATGAAAATCTGCCGAATTCAAAACTCGTCATCATGAGCGACGTCGGTCACGCTGTGCAAGAAGAAAAGCCATCGCTGCTGTTACCGCACTTGCATAATTTCCTGGAAACGGTATCGCATCGCACGGCAATTAACCCTTAA
- a CDS encoding type II toxin-antitoxin system RelE/ParE family toxin produces the protein MSYIFHPVAEAEHLESVGYFESKRPGLGALYLVEFEKALILVCQSPRRYPIEREPDIRRARMNRFPYMVLYREVSGTVQILAIAHHRRRPQYWLGRL, from the coding sequence GTGAGCTATATATTCCATCCAGTCGCAGAAGCTGAACATCTTGAGTCGGTTGGTTACTTTGAATCTAAACGGCCCGGACTTGGCGCTTTGTATCTGGTTGAATTTGAGAAAGCTCTGATTTTAGTGTGTCAATCACCGCGTCGGTATCCGATTGAAAGGGAACCTGATATACGGCGAGCTCGGATGAATCGGTTTCCCTATATGGTGCTTTATCGTGAAGTTTCCGGCACCGTTCAAATATTGGCTATTGCTCATCATCGCAGACGTCCTCAGTATTGGCTGGGAAGGCTCTAA
- a CDS encoding S8 family peptidase, producing MAGVYEHIRIEKEPLINDRRTAKQRSIKGIVRPDPAAHGRFLGTALRGAAQVAKAQPGAEDGNLVLKLSYSGSLDLGKLNKHGVEFISQEDKTVCIVFTSEQGLAEFADHLARLGLPEGQDLSYQNLLLALDGIGNWCREDRESWAIKHFGIPDSATFKLDVELWPLGGVHSPERTSTVHRFEEWIKTHGIYQIDRINRDSLLLYRLDVTKEQAAHLLEHRDVRLVDLPPRTGITYQQMDVPVTPRIDGISSPPSGAAKVCILDSGINSNHPLLRAAFGEAESYIAGQDAEDEVGHGTAVAGIVLYGNIEECLAADQWKPELVLCSGKIMTKAADTNEAVFDEKTIEQTIEKAVAYFAGELGCRIFNLSLGNENVPYDGRHIRGIAYTLDRLAREYDILFVVSAGNFRGTETIPQSDWRAEYPEYLLAPDSFIIDPAPALNVLTIGALANHTANLDEQRYGNRDVNALSPAAEDQPAPFTRHGPSIKGAIKPDLVAHGGNLASPMRQEGQQIRKDNRRLGVLVPNHNFIGATLLKDISGTSFSAPYVTHLAGRLLNSFPRASANLLRALLVNHADVPLACISAFPDQMKEHVRQVVGYGKVNTDTLFRSTDDKVVLLTESAIENDSHQFYELPLPDEFLRSNRATRQIRVTLAYCPPVKTTRMEYLATKISYRLVKGNSLDEVQRHFNQALKKEEDSIGDAAASNRTITSQERERCTVQSSIWTLKQLSPKQKWFVVVTRQDKEWGRAICLDEENYALVVSVSDRENLEARLYAQIQARVRVQVQTRVRLGA from the coding sequence ATGGCTGGTGTCTATGAGCATATTCGCATTGAGAAAGAGCCACTTATCAATGATCGACGCACAGCGAAGCAGAGAAGTATTAAAGGAATTGTTCGCCCTGATCCGGCAGCCCATGGACGATTTCTAGGCACGGCATTACGCGGGGCAGCCCAAGTTGCCAAAGCGCAGCCAGGAGCAGAAGACGGAAATCTCGTTCTCAAATTGAGTTATTCCGGCAGCCTTGATCTCGGTAAGCTCAATAAGCATGGTGTCGAGTTCATCAGCCAGGAAGACAAAACTGTTTGCATTGTCTTCACATCAGAACAAGGCTTGGCTGAATTTGCCGATCATCTTGCCCGATTGGGTCTTCCTGAAGGTCAGGATCTAAGCTATCAGAATTTGTTGCTTGCTCTTGATGGCATCGGCAATTGGTGTCGAGAAGACAGGGAAAGCTGGGCGATCAAACATTTTGGCATTCCTGATTCGGCCACGTTCAAGCTAGATGTTGAGCTATGGCCGTTGGGTGGTGTGCATAGCCCGGAGCGGACATCAACCGTGCATCGGTTTGAGGAATGGATCAAAACTCATGGTATTTATCAGATTGACCGGATTAACCGGGATAGCCTTTTATTGTATCGGCTTGATGTAACGAAAGAACAAGCCGCGCATCTTTTGGAACATAGAGATGTTCGTCTGGTGGACTTGCCGCCACGCACCGGAATTACCTACCAGCAAATGGATGTACCTGTTACGCCTCGTATTGATGGGATCAGCTCACCTCCATCTGGTGCAGCAAAAGTATGTATCCTCGACAGCGGTATCAACAGCAATCACCCTCTGCTGCGAGCAGCATTCGGTGAGGCCGAAAGTTACATAGCAGGCCAAGACGCTGAAGACGAAGTCGGGCACGGTACTGCTGTGGCTGGGATTGTCTTGTACGGAAATATCGAGGAGTGCCTTGCCGCAGATCAATGGAAGCCTGAGCTAGTACTGTGTAGCGGCAAGATTATGACCAAAGCTGCCGACACGAACGAAGCGGTATTTGATGAGAAAACTATCGAACAGACCATCGAAAAGGCTGTCGCGTATTTCGCGGGAGAATTGGGATGCAGGATTTTTAATCTTTCCCTTGGAAACGAGAACGTTCCCTATGATGGCCGACATATTCGGGGGATTGCCTATACGCTAGACAGGCTGGCGCGCGAATACGATATCCTGTTTGTTGTCTCGGCTGGCAACTTTCGCGGTACCGAAACGATACCTCAGTCCGATTGGCGGGCAGAGTATCCAGAATACCTGTTAGCCCCGGATTCATTCATTATTGACCCGGCACCAGCATTGAATGTGTTGACCATCGGCGCGTTGGCAAACCACACCGCAAATTTGGACGAACAGAGATACGGAAACAGGGATGTCAATGCGTTAAGCCCAGCAGCGGAGGATCAGCCCGCCCCATTTACACGCCACGGCCCTTCTATCAAGGGTGCAATCAAACCAGATCTGGTTGCGCATGGTGGGAACTTGGCATCGCCGATGCGACAAGAAGGGCAGCAGATTCGCAAAGATAATCGTCGCCTTGGCGTTCTGGTTCCGAATCATAACTTCATCGGCGCTACTCTGCTCAAGGATATTTCTGGCACGAGCTTTTCTGCACCCTATGTCACTCATTTGGCAGGGCGCCTACTGAACAGTTTTCCACGTGCATCGGCAAATCTGCTGAGGGCATTGCTGGTCAATCACGCCGATGTTCCACTCGCTTGCATTTCTGCTTTCCCTGATCAGATGAAAGAACACGTGCGCCAAGTTGTTGGCTACGGCAAGGTGAATACCGACACGCTGTTCCGCTCTACCGATGACAAGGTAGTACTCCTTACAGAATCAGCCATCGAGAACGATAGCCATCAATTTTACGAACTGCCATTGCCTGATGAGTTTTTGCGCAGTAACCGCGCCACACGCCAGATCAGGGTGACACTGGCTTATTGCCCACCGGTAAAAACTACGCGAATGGAATATCTAGCTACCAAAATAAGCTATCGCTTGGTCAAAGGAAACTCCCTTGATGAGGTGCAGCGGCATTTCAATCAGGCATTGAAAAAGGAAGAAGATTCCATTGGCGATGCCGCGGCAAGCAATCGAACTATTACGTCACAAGAACGCGAGCGATGCACGGTACAGTCCTCAATCTGGACATTGAAACAGCTATCACCAAAGCAGAAATGGTTCGTCGTGGTTACCCGCCAGGATAAAGAGTGGGGGCGCGCAATTTGTCTGGATGAAGAGAACTACGCCCTAGTGGTCTCGGTCAGCGACCGAGAAAATCTTGAAGCTCGTCTGTATGCTCAAATTCAAGCCCGTGTTCGTGTGCAGGTGCAGACTAGAGTGCGTCTTGGCGCTTGA
- a CDS encoding ATP-binding protein yields MASAKVLRQLIRAGSDGDIAAFKAASKSIIEEERQKQHHLLANDLEQILYGESKPVTSSSLSRLLPSLPTDKERGLPLLDIRQSQRSLEELVLSKVALAAIEDVLEEHRRADILRTYGLQPSSKVLFFGPPGCGKTMAAEVIAYELDLPLAIVRIDTLVSSYLGETAANLRKVFDFIEQNAVVALFDEFDALGKERADNSEHGELRRVVNAVLQMMDAYRGKSLLIAATNHEQILDSAVWRRFDDTLKFPLPSAELLPKILQLKLRGVRREFEVAVPELAKMFKGLSPADIERIVRRAIKRMILRNQEFLTVKDLSQAKERETRSAR; encoded by the coding sequence ATGGCGAGCGCTAAAGTGCTACGGCAACTAATTAGGGCAGGAAGTGACGGGGATATTGCGGCATTCAAGGCCGCATCGAAGTCCATTATTGAAGAAGAACGGCAGAAGCAGCACCACTTGCTTGCCAACGATCTGGAGCAGATTCTATACGGCGAATCAAAACCTGTTACTTCAAGCTCGCTCTCGCGCCTGCTACCAAGCTTGCCAACAGACAAGGAACGTGGATTGCCATTGCTGGACATTCGGCAGTCACAGCGTTCGCTGGAAGAGCTTGTTCTCTCCAAGGTGGCGCTTGCAGCCATAGAAGATGTGTTAGAAGAGCATCGTCGAGCAGATATTCTTAGGACTTATGGATTGCAGCCTTCATCCAAGGTGCTTTTCTTTGGCCCTCCTGGGTGTGGCAAGACCATGGCAGCCGAAGTAATCGCATATGAATTGGACTTGCCTCTTGCTATTGTGCGGATCGACACATTGGTTTCATCCTATCTTGGTGAGACTGCAGCCAATTTGCGCAAGGTCTTTGATTTCATCGAGCAGAATGCAGTAGTCGCCCTGTTTGATGAGTTTGATGCTTTGGGTAAAGAGCGTGCCGACAATAGTGAGCATGGCGAATTACGGCGTGTAGTCAATGCCGTGTTGCAAATGATGGATGCCTATCGAGGGAAAAGCCTTCTAATCGCTGCCACCAATCATGAACAGATATTGGATAGCGCAGTATGGCGGCGATTCGATGATACACTGAAATTCCCTTTACCTTCTGCCGAATTGCTGCCCAAGATATTGCAACTGAAACTTCGAGGCGTGAGACGAGAGTTTGAAGTTGCTGTGCCGGAGTTGGCCAAGATGTTTAAAGGGCTAAGCCCAGCAGACATCGAGCGGATTGTGCGGCGCGCTATAAAACGCATGATTCTTCGCAATCAAGAATTCCTTACCGTGAAAGATTTGTCTCAAGCAAAAGAAAGGGAAACACGGTCTGCTCGTTAA
- a CDS encoding DUF2130 domain-containing protein, whose amino-acid sequence MTEPTIICPNCKTEIKLTESLAAPLIESTRQQFEQRLAQKDSEISQREQAMRDREKQLAEEKRKLDDQVANQVTEQLKAERARVIAEESRKAKLASAAELESKARELAELHEVLKSRDEKLAQAQQAQAELIKKQRELDDAKRELELTVAKRVQDGLTEARQLARKEAEDEQKLKVLEKEQTIAAMQKQIEDLKRRAEQGSQQLQGEVQELELENLLRLKFPFDAIEPVPKGEFGGDVLHRVIGSGGQIGGTLLWEFKRTKNWSDAWLVKLRDDQRAAKAEVAVIVSHTLPKGVETFELIEGVWVTHPRAALPVAMILRQSLLEIALARQSSEGQQSKTEMVYQYLTGPRFRQRVEAIVEAFSTMQEDLDKERKAIMKQWAKREEQIERVMTATVGMYGDLQGIAGKSLQEIEGLGFPALEDNKNL is encoded by the coding sequence ATGACTGAACCGACGATTATCTGCCCGAACTGTAAAACCGAAATCAAGCTGACCGAATCGCTGGCGGCGCCTTTGATCGAATCGACCCGGCAGCAATTCGAGCAACGGCTGGCGCAGAAGGATAGTGAAATCAGCCAGCGCGAACAGGCGATGCGCGACCGGGAAAAACAACTGGCGGAGGAAAAGCGCAAGCTCGACGATCAGGTGGCTAACCAAGTGACAGAGCAGTTGAAAGCGGAACGCGCGCGGGTGATCGCCGAAGAATCGCGCAAAGCGAAGCTGGCCAGCGCCGCCGAGCTGGAAAGCAAGGCGCGGGAACTGGCCGAGTTGCACGAAGTTCTCAAATCCCGTGACGAGAAACTGGCGCAAGCGCAGCAGGCGCAAGCCGAATTGATCAAGAAACAGCGCGAACTCGACGATGCCAAGCGCGAATTGGAACTGACGGTCGCCAAGCGGGTGCAGGACGGATTGACGGAAGCACGGCAATTGGCCAGAAAGGAAGCCGAAGACGAGCAAAAACTCAAGGTGCTGGAAAAGGAGCAAACCATCGCTGCGATGCAGAAACAGATCGAAGACCTGAAACGCCGCGCCGAGCAAGGTTCGCAGCAACTGCAAGGGGAAGTGCAGGAGCTCGAACTGGAAAATCTGCTGCGACTGAAATTTCCGTTTGATGCCATCGAACCGGTGCCGAAAGGCGAATTCGGCGGCGACGTATTGCATCGCGTAATCGGGTCGGGCGGTCAAATTGGCGGTACCTTGTTATGGGAATTCAAACGCACCAAAAACTGGAGCGATGCCTGGCTGGTGAAACTGCGCGACGATCAACGCGCCGCCAAAGCGGAAGTGGCGGTCATCGTCAGCCACACCTTGCCGAAAGGCGTAGAAACCTTTGAATTGATCGAAGGCGTCTGGGTCACTCACCCGCGCGCCGCGTTGCCGGTCGCCATGATCCTGCGCCAATCGTTGCTGGAGATCGCGCTGGCGCGTCAATCTTCCGAAGGCCAGCAAAGCAAAACCGAAATGGTCTACCAATACCTCACCGGTCCGCGCTTCCGCCAACGCGTCGAAGCCATTGTCGAAGCGTTTTCCACCATGCAGGAAGATCTCGATAAGGAACGCAAAGCGATCATGAAACAATGGGCCAAACGCGAAGAACAGATCGAACGCGTGATGACGGCAACGGTCGGCATGTATGGAGATTTGCAGGGCATTGCCGGGAAGTCGTTGCAGGAGATTGAGGGGTTGGGATTTCCTGCTCTTGAAGACAACAAAAACTTATAA
- a CDS encoding addiction module protein, whose product MKLAQIEAEALSLPETERAKLAQKLLLSLDNSSESEIAESWLDTVQGRARELDEGIVEPISADEVRRKAQALLR is encoded by the coding sequence ATGAAATTGGCACAAATTGAAGCTGAAGCACTTAGTCTGCCTGAGACAGAGAGAGCGAAATTGGCTCAGAAGTTGTTGCTCAGCTTGGACAACTCATCCGAAAGTGAAATAGCCGAAAGTTGGTTGGATACAGTGCAAGGCCGGGCTAGAGAGTTGGATGAAGGTATCGTCGAACCCATATCAGCAGACGAGGTAAGGCGCAAAGCCCAGGCTCTCTTGCGGTGA
- a CDS encoding DUF262 domain-containing HNH endonuclease family protein — MSATNFKTENNTYRKLIGNGLTYRIPRFQRDYSWTEDEWEDLWLDILGTIQTGGEPAHYMGYLVLQSQDDKNFDVIDGQQRLTTLTLIVLAILKNLKRLVDEKNNPEHNQQRIEQIRQTYIGYLDPVTLVSRSKLTLNRNNDHYFQTYLVPLGHLPQRGFRASEHGLRKAFEWFDKRVREHGKKAGGDEGVALASLVETMSDRLFFTVISVTDELNAYKVFETLNARGVRLSSTDLLKNYLFSVLHRDGERAHEMKALEDRWEAMISRLGSESFPDFLRVHWISRKTSVRQSELFKTIRAQIIDRESVFELLRGMEEDMDTYLALTNPEVSLWAPNLKGFVQNLRMFSVRQPFSLLLAAHRRFSSEDFESLLRSCVMISFRYNVIGSLPTHEQEHVYHSVAQKISNGGLTTAPETLDVMKPIYPNDDKFRGDFSEKILRTTNSRNSRIVRYILCALESQLNGQDYDFESDSITIEHILPQNPASGWSAFNEEEADAMVYRLGNMTLLAKGQNRDLGNAEFTIKKPVLAASNFELTRKVADENLEWTPERIAARQKSMAKIATSVWRIAQLS; from the coding sequence ATGTCCGCCACAAACTTTAAAACCGAAAACAATACCTACCGGAAGCTGATCGGTAACGGGCTGACCTATCGCATTCCGCGTTTTCAGCGTGACTACAGTTGGACGGAAGACGAATGGGAAGATTTGTGGCTGGATATTCTCGGTACCATTCAGACCGGCGGTGAGCCGGCGCATTACATGGGCTATCTGGTGTTGCAATCGCAGGATGATAAGAATTTTGATGTCATTGACGGTCAGCAGCGCTTGACGACATTGACGCTGATTGTTTTGGCGATACTCAAGAATCTCAAGCGGCTGGTCGACGAAAAAAATAATCCTGAGCATAATCAGCAACGCATCGAGCAAATACGCCAAACCTATATCGGCTATTTGGATCCGGTGACATTGGTGTCGCGCAGCAAACTAACGCTGAACCGTAATAACGATCATTATTTTCAAACATACCTGGTGCCGCTGGGGCATTTGCCGCAGCGCGGTTTTCGTGCTTCCGAGCACGGCTTACGCAAGGCGTTTGAATGGTTTGATAAACGTGTACGTGAGCACGGCAAAAAAGCAGGCGGTGACGAAGGTGTCGCATTGGCTAGTCTGGTTGAGACGATGAGTGATCGATTATTTTTCACTGTCATCAGTGTGACGGATGAGCTTAATGCTTACAAAGTGTTTGAGACGCTCAATGCACGTGGAGTGCGTCTTTCATCCACGGATCTGCTGAAAAATTACCTGTTTTCCGTGTTGCACCGGGATGGTGAGCGTGCGCATGAAATGAAAGCGTTGGAAGATCGCTGGGAAGCGATGATAAGCCGGCTTGGCAGTGAGAGTTTTCCGGATTTTCTCAGAGTGCATTGGATCAGCCGGAAAACTTCGGTGCGTCAGTCCGAGTTATTCAAGACCATCCGTGCTCAGATTATTGACCGTGAATCCGTGTTTGAATTGCTGCGCGGCATGGAAGAAGATATGGATACTTATTTGGCGTTGACCAATCCGGAAGTGTCGTTATGGGCGCCGAATCTCAAAGGATTTGTGCAGAATTTGCGGATGTTCAGCGTGCGTCAACCGTTTTCTCTGTTACTGGCGGCGCATCGCAGATTTTCATCGGAAGATTTTGAGAGCTTGTTGCGCAGTTGCGTGATGATTTCGTTTCGATACAATGTTATCGGCAGTTTGCCAACGCATGAACAAGAACATGTCTATCATAGCGTAGCGCAGAAAATTTCCAATGGTGGCTTAACAACAGCCCCTGAAACGCTGGATGTTATGAAGCCGATTTATCCAAACGATGACAAGTTTCGTGGCGATTTCTCGGAAAAAATATTGCGTACTACCAATTCCCGTAACTCGCGCATTGTCCGTTACATCTTATGTGCTCTGGAGTCTCAGTTGAACGGCCAAGATTATGATTTTGAGAGTGACAGCATCACGATTGAGCATATTCTGCCGCAAAATCCGGCGTCAGGCTGGTCCGCTTTTAACGAAGAGGAGGCGGATGCCATGGTTTACCGTCTTGGTAATATGACTTTGCTTGCTAAAGGCCAGAACCGTGATTTGGGTAATGCGGAATTTACTATTAAAAAGCCGGTGCTGGCTGCCAGCAATTTTGAGCTTACTCGCAAAGTGGCTGATGAAAACTTGGAATGGACGCCTGAGCGTATTGCTGCGCGCCAGAAATCAATGGCTAAGATCGCTACAAGTGTTTGGCGTATCGCCCAGCTTTCGTGA
- a CDS encoding methyltransferase domain-containing protein, translating to MKNKYESLELGQFIPLHYHHNMLNDTVRMQGFKDAIDLLVKPGATVLELGGGTGVQSFFAAQKARKVYCVERNPELIGAARSLLAQNQNGGKVEIIQADAMHYLPPEPVDVVICEMLHTGLLREKQMPVIDSFKQRYLKKFGGTLPVFIPEASIQAIQPLEHDFHFAGFYAPTIQFQNPYVIQERSKGLGDPEVFQLLAYAESYSQTCQWDGEILITGDGQLNALRLITKNLLAINVTTCSTIDWHTQYIVLPLPESIQVSKGDHIAIRFSYQGGAPLNALTDSLQIRRISKQTPVLELALEAMNQPAESQTAAVHAHQN from the coding sequence ATGAAAAATAAATATGAAAGTTTGGAACTCGGTCAATTCATTCCGCTGCATTATCATCACAATATGCTGAACGACACAGTCCGCATGCAAGGATTTAAGGATGCGATCGATTTACTGGTCAAACCCGGCGCTACAGTGCTAGAGCTTGGCGGCGGCACCGGCGTGCAATCGTTCTTTGCCGCGCAAAAAGCGCGGAAGGTCTATTGCGTCGAACGCAACCCGGAGCTTATCGGCGCGGCGCGCAGTCTGCTGGCGCAAAACCAAAACGGCGGCAAGGTCGAGATTATCCAAGCCGACGCCATGCATTACCTGCCGCCGGAACCGGTCGATGTGGTGATCTGTGAAATGCTGCACACCGGATTGTTGCGCGAAAAACAAATGCCGGTGATCGATTCGTTCAAGCAACGCTATCTGAAGAAATTTGGCGGAACGCTGCCGGTCTTTATACCGGAAGCCAGTATTCAAGCGATTCAACCGCTGGAGCATGACTTTCATTTCGCAGGCTTTTACGCGCCGACGATTCAATTCCAGAACCCCTATGTCATCCAGGAACGAAGCAAGGGCCTGGGAGACCCAGAGGTATTCCAATTGTTGGCGTATGCTGAATCCTATAGCCAGACCTGTCAATGGGATGGTGAAATTCTCATTACCGGAGACGGTCAACTGAACGCCTTGCGGCTCATCACCAAAAATTTACTGGCGATCAATGTGACAACGTGCAGCACCATCGACTGGCACACGCAGTACATTGTACTTCCGCTGCCGGAATCCATCCAGGTTTCCAAAGGCGATCACATCGCCATCCGCTTCAGTTATCAAGGCGGCGCACCGCTCAATGCCTTGACGGATTCGCTGCAAATCCGCCGGATCAGCAAGCAAACGCCGGTATTGGAATTGGCGCTGGAAGCGATGAATCAACCGGCGGAATCCCAAACGGCGGCCGTCCACGCACACCAAAACTGA